In the genome of Blastopirellula marina, the window TCGGTGCTTCGCGTTCCTGATCCCACGCCGCGCATCCGACGTAATACGTGTTAAACGAATCGATCCGCACCAGAATATTGTCTGGATCATCCTCGGGATCCTCATCCTGCTGCGCAACAGCGCTGGGAGCGTTGTCTTTCGGAGCAGGCACCTCCATCGACTTTTGAATTTGAAACGAGGCCGTCACCATGAAGAAGATCAACAGCAGGAAGGTCACGTCGACCATCGGTGTCAGGTCGAGTTCTCCGTCCGCGCCTTCTCGGTGCGAGGCAAATTTGACCGGCTGTTCCTGGGCAACGACATTTTCGGACGCCCGAGGTTTCGGCTGCGGCTCGACCACATCTTCCGTGGTCAGTTCCAGAAACTCTTCTTCCTCGTGCGAGTCGCTCAGGCGTGCCGGCTTGGGGACTTCCAACCGCGTATCGCAGTTCGAGCAATAAGTGGTCCCGCCAATCATGTCGACACTAGCCGACAGAAGGTCGCTACACGCGGGGCATCGGAATCGAAAAACGCCGGTGCTCACTTCTTGTCCTGCAC includes:
- a CDS encoding ExbD/TolR family protein; the protein is MSTGVFRFRCPACSDLLSASVDMIGGTTYCSNCDTRLEVPKPARLSDSHEEEEFLELTTEDVVEPQPKPRASENVVAQEQPVKFASHREGADGELDLTPMVDVTFLLLIFFMVTASFQIQKSMEVPAPKDNAPSAVAQQDEDPEDDPDNILVRIDSFNTYYVGCAAWDQEREAPSEQELYRQIREARASNPSQPPRTLLVIAHVEALHEKVITALDAGADAGVDSIRLLSTEEDL